Proteins encoded in a region of the Salinicoccus sp. RF5 genome:
- a CDS encoding threonine/serine exporter family protein produces the protein MVYFYQFVLSFFASASFGVLFNAPRNALVSCGATGAFGWIVFYLFREGGTDLVLASFLGALTLSAIAILNSRRKKMPIILFITCGIIPLVPGGLAYDAMRHVVLNEYMTALEYGFEAALISLAIAMGIISTEMADQVLQTIRRKLKREEV, from the coding sequence TTGGTCTATTTCTATCAATTTGTACTCAGTTTTTTTGCATCCGCCAGCTTCGGTGTGCTCTTCAATGCGCCGAGGAATGCACTTGTCAGCTGCGGGGCGACGGGCGCTTTCGGCTGGATCGTCTTCTATCTGTTCAGGGAGGGGGGGACGGATCTTGTCCTTGCTTCCTTTCTGGGCGCACTGACACTCTCCGCCATCGCCATCCTGAATTCGAGGCGCAAGAAGATGCCGATCATCCTGTTCATCACATGTGGAATCATTCCGCTTGTCCCTGGTGGATTGGCATATGATGCGATGCGCCACGTAGTATTGAATGAATATATGACCGCTTTGGAGTATGGATTCGAAGCTGCACTGATTTCGCTTGCCATCGCCATGGGCATCATCAGTACCGAGATGGCCGACCAGGTTCTGCAGACGATCAGAAGGAAATTGAAGAGAGAAGAGGTATAA
- a CDS encoding glutaredoxin family protein, protein MLELTYYTRERCSLCDEGIEQIKLALSELRYSDVKMRSIDIDQDDALQEEYMIRVPVLMHEGQVIQEGIIDFVYVYDYLKDIVGKE, encoded by the coding sequence GTGCTTGAACTGACATATTATACGAGGGAACGGTGTTCTTTATGCGACGAAGGGATAGAGCAGATAAAGCTTGCCCTGTCGGAACTCAGATACAGTGATGTAAAGATGCGGAGCATCGACATCGATCAGGATGATGCACTCCAGGAGGAGTATATGATCCGGGTCCCTGTACTCATGCACGAAGGGCAGGTCATCCAGGAGGGCATCATAGATTTTGTATACGTCTATGATTATCTTAAGGATATTGTGGGTAAAGAATAG
- a CDS encoding PspC domain-containing protein, whose protein sequence is MDNRKLVRSSTDSYIMGVFGGLGERTGIDSTILRIIFVVLTVPTLNIFLVVLYFIVGFIMPTDDETDRTAGRPNEPFDSDSF, encoded by the coding sequence ATGGACAACAGGAAACTTGTACGCTCCTCAACCGACTCCTATATCATGGGAGTATTCGGCGGCCTGGGCGAACGGACCGGCATCGACTCGACGATACTGCGGATCATCTTTGTGGTACTGACTGTACCGACATTGAACATCTTCCTTGTAGTACTGTACTTCATCGTCGGCTTCATCATGCCTACCGATGATGAAACCGACCGTACTGCCGGACGCCCCAACGAACCTTTCGATTCCGATTCATTCTGA
- the whiA gene encoding DNA-binding protein WhiA — translation MSFASEMKNELTRIEVDTCCMKSELSALIKMNGALSHFNGEWIINIQTENAAIARRIFSLIRNLYGVEIELLVRRKMKLKKNNVYISRIKKDSRKVLEDLDIMKGGVLSHEISDSVKEKECCIRSYLRGAFLAGGSVNNPETSAYHLEIFSLYEEHAQSLTELMNGYQLNAKFIERKRGYITYLKEAEKIAEFLSLIGGYQALLKFEDIRIVRDMRNSVNRLVNCETANLNKTISAAMRQVENIQFIDEEIGLDELPERLREIARLRVEHQDVSLKELGEMMSTGVISKSGVNHRLRKLDKIADKLRSGEEVTFK, via the coding sequence ATGTCATTTGCTTCCGAGATGAAGAATGAATTGACAAGAATCGAAGTGGATACGTGCTGCATGAAAAGTGAACTTTCTGCACTCATCAAGATGAATGGGGCACTCAGCCATTTCAATGGAGAATGGATCATCAATATCCAGACCGAAAATGCCGCCATCGCAAGGCGTATATTTTCACTGATACGGAATCTCTACGGTGTCGAGATAGAACTGCTTGTCCGCAGGAAGATGAAGCTGAAGAAGAACAATGTCTATATCTCCCGCATAAAGAAGGACAGCAGAAAAGTGTTGGAGGATCTGGATATCATGAAGGGCGGGGTGCTTTCCCATGAAATCAGCGATTCGGTCAAGGAGAAGGAGTGCTGCATCCGGAGCTATCTGCGCGGGGCCTTCCTGGCCGGAGGGTCTGTAAACAATCCCGAAACTTCAGCCTATCATCTGGAAATATTCTCGCTGTATGAAGAACATGCACAAAGCCTCACAGAACTGATGAATGGATATCAGCTCAATGCGAAGTTCATCGAAAGGAAGCGCGGCTATATCACCTATCTCAAGGAAGCGGAGAAGATTGCCGAATTTCTGAGCCTGATCGGCGGCTACCAGGCCCTCCTTAAATTCGAGGACATCCGCATCGTCAGGGATATGAGGAATTCGGTCAACCGCCTCGTCAATTGTGAAACGGCGAACCTCAACAAGACGATCAGCGCTGCCATGCGGCAGGTGGAAAACATCCAATTCATCGATGAGGAGATCGGCCTTGACGAATTGCCGGAGCGGCTCCGGGAGATCGCCAGGCTGCGTGTGGAGCATCAGGATGTCTCCTTGAAGGAGCTTGGAGAAATGATGTCCACAGGCGTCATTTCAAAATCAGGTGTGAACCACCGCCTCAGAAAGCTTGATAAGATTGCAGATAAGCTTAGAAGCGGCGAAGAGGTCACCTTCAAATAA
- a CDS encoding threonine/serine exporter family protein yields the protein MGVRFSPGVSIEVGRVSGELEVIEAPDEVLGEDFVRDVFYIAINCGKMLLESGAETYRIEDTMLRIASNYGIENAQVFVTPTVIIFSLNDYALTQTLRIEERSNNLEKVMVVNELSRRISDGLPLKQAIRGMEKIHNTRFFPLWLLVLSGGVIGIMFLLLFDGVARDIPAAFIGGAGGVFLMEGIQRYTRVQFFTEFFAALYIATVAVILVNLDYGFMLDTIIIASVMPLVPGVLITNAIREMIRGHLMAGIMKGAEAGLTAIAIGAGVGLVFMLA from the coding sequence ATGGGAGTTCGATTCTCTCCGGGGGTGTCAATCGAGGTGGGCCGTGTGAGTGGCGAACTTGAGGTTATAGAAGCTCCAGATGAAGTCCTTGGCGAAGATTTTGTGCGCGATGTGTTCTACATTGCGATCAATTGTGGAAAGATGCTGTTGGAGAGTGGAGCTGAAACATACCGTATTGAAGATACGATGCTGCGCATCGCTTCGAACTATGGTATTGAAAATGCCCAGGTTTTCGTCACTCCCACGGTCATTATTTTTTCCCTGAACGATTATGCGCTGACCCAGACGCTGCGTATCGAGGAACGGTCCAACAATCTGGAGAAGGTCATGGTCGTCAACGAGCTGTCCAGGAGGATTTCCGACGGGCTGCCCCTGAAGCAGGCGATCAGAGGAATGGAAAAGATACATAATACACGATTCTTCCCGCTGTGGCTGCTGGTCCTCTCGGGCGGGGTCATAGGCATCATGTTCCTGCTGCTGTTCGACGGGGTCGCAAGGGATATTCCGGCCGCCTTCATAGGGGGCGCCGGGGGTGTCTTCCTGATGGAAGGCATCCAGCGCTATACGCGGGTCCAGTTCTTCACGGAATTCTTCGCAGCGCTGTACATAGCAACGGTGGCAGTCATCCTTGTCAATCTCGACTATGGCTTCATGCTTGATACCATCATCATCGCCAGCGTCATGCCACTCGTGCCGGGCGTGCTCATCACGAATGCCATCAGGGAGATGATTCGTGGCCATCTGATGGCAGGCATCATGAAAGGCGCTGAAGCCGGTCTGACGGCAATTGCCATCGGTGCGGGCGTCGGCCTTGTATTCATGCTGGCATAG
- a CDS encoding sugar-binding transcriptional regulator — protein sequence MWQKLLDIQKRIAPEVVLELQKRSSILKQIEAHQPIGRRTLSRKLNMTERVLRKEVDSLYALGLIDIDKKGISISQSGIEVLRDLSPYMTTLDRRTDLARRLRDKYGLQDFFIIRGDADESPELQQELAKLMAEEFQKMLFDGAVISVTGGSTMANVGKYLHPADEKLLFVPARGGLGEELGNQANSIASRLASATGGEHKVLYAPDNVGESALESLKAEPSVKEIAELNRQSHYVIHGIGEAFTMAKRRNVDDETLAGLKDSGAVGETFGYYFDKEGDIVRKVKTIGLQLEDLESKKAILAVAGGSSKKEAVRAYMKMAPRNTVLFIDESIAEFLLDS from the coding sequence ATGTGGCAGAAACTGTTGGACATCCAGAAACGCATCGCCCCGGAAGTTGTCCTGGAATTGCAGAAGCGCTCCAGCATACTCAAGCAGATTGAAGCCCATCAGCCGATAGGGCGCCGGACACTTTCGAGGAAATTGAACATGACGGAAAGAGTTTTAAGGAAAGAAGTGGATTCGCTTTATGCCCTGGGGTTGATAGATATAGATAAAAAAGGCATATCCATCTCCCAATCGGGTATTGAAGTATTGCGGGATTTATCCCCCTACATGACCACGCTGGACAGAAGAACCGATCTTGCGCGCAGACTCAGGGACAAATATGGGCTGCAGGATTTCTTCATCATCCGTGGTGATGCAGACGAAAGTCCTGAACTTCAGCAGGAATTGGCGAAGCTCATGGCCGAGGAATTCCAGAAGATGCTCTTCGATGGTGCAGTCATTTCCGTGACGGGCGGCTCTACGATGGCCAATGTCGGGAAGTACCTGCACCCCGCAGATGAAAAGCTGCTGTTCGTTCCGGCACGTGGCGGACTTGGTGAGGAACTGGGCAACCAGGCGAACTCGATAGCGAGCCGGCTGGCTTCAGCAACCGGTGGTGAACACAAGGTGCTTTATGCCCCGGACAACGTCGGTGAAAGTGCACTTGAATCGTTGAAGGCCGAGCCATCCGTAAAGGAAATCGCTGAACTGAACAGGCAATCGCACTATGTCATCCATGGCATCGGAGAAGCCTTTACGATGGCCAAGCGGCGCAATGTGGACGACGAGACGCTCGCCGGGTTGAAGGATAGCGGCGCAGTGGGTGAAACCTTCGGCTATTATTTCGACAAAGAGGGGGACATCGTCCGAAAAGTCAAAACAATCGGCCTCCAGCTCGAAGATCTGGAAAGCAAGAAGGCCATTCTGGCCGTAGCTGGCGGCAGCAGCAAGAAAGAGGCGGTCAGAGCCTACATGAAGATGGCACCCAGGAATACCGTGCTTTTTATTGATGAGAGCATCGCAGAATTTTTATTGGACAGTTAA
- the gpmI gene encoding 2,3-bisphosphoglycerate-independent phosphoglycerate mutase: MMAKPVGLIILDGFANREEEKGNAVKAANKPNFDRYFNKYPHNELSACGLDVGLPEGQMGNSEVGHLNIGAGRVVYQSLTRINKSIEDGDFFRNEVLLDAMDHVDENDSALHVMGLLSDGGVHSHYEHLFAILKMAKEKGLKKVYVHAFLDGRDVNQESALNYVKESEKRFEEIGIGEFATVSGRYYAMDRDQRWDREELAYQAMSNGVGERFDTAEEGIRASYEEGIYDEFVKPFIVFGQDGDYDRGIMNNDAVIFYNFRPDRAAQLSEVYTNEEFMGFEIEQKYSDLKFVTFTKYSDNVVADVVFEKEDIINTIGEVVSKAGKKQLRIAETEKYPHVTYFMSGGRHNEFDGERRALIDSPKVPTYDMKPEMSAYEVRDRCMEELAKEDLDLVILNFANPDMVGHSGKLEPTVKAIEAVDECLGPIVDEILAQGGTAIITADHGNSDEVTTIEGDPMTAHTTNPVPVIVTKEGVEVGSGRLADLAPTLLDLMGIDKPEEMTGESLIR, translated from the coding sequence ATGATGGCAAAACCAGTAGGTCTGATCATCCTCGATGGCTTCGCCAACAGGGAAGAAGAGAAGGGCAATGCCGTCAAAGCGGCCAATAAGCCGAACTTTGACCGCTATTTCAATAAATATCCGCATAATGAACTCAGTGCCTGCGGTCTGGATGTTGGGCTGCCGGAAGGGCAGATGGGCAACTCGGAAGTCGGACATTTGAACATCGGTGCCGGCCGCGTCGTCTATCAGAGTCTGACGAGGATCAACAAGTCCATAGAGGATGGGGATTTCTTCCGCAATGAAGTATTGCTTGATGCTATGGATCATGTGGATGAGAATGACAGTGCCCTGCACGTGATGGGCCTGCTCAGTGACGGCGGGGTGCATTCCCATTATGAACACCTTTTCGCCATCCTGAAGATGGCAAAGGAAAAAGGGCTGAAGAAGGTCTATGTACACGCATTCCTCGATGGCCGTGACGTCAATCAGGAATCCGCGCTCAACTATGTCAAAGAGTCGGAAAAGCGCTTTGAGGAAATCGGCATCGGTGAATTTGCCACAGTCAGCGGCCGGTATTACGCCATGGATCGGGATCAGCGCTGGGATCGTGAGGAGCTCGCATATCAGGCGATGTCGAACGGTGTCGGTGAAAGGTTCGATACTGCTGAAGAAGGCATCCGTGCGAGCTATGAAGAAGGCATCTATGACGAGTTCGTCAAACCCTTCATCGTATTCGGCCAGGATGGTGACTACGACCGGGGCATCATGAATAATGATGCAGTCATCTTCTACAATTTCCGGCCGGACCGTGCAGCCCAGCTGTCCGAAGTGTATACGAATGAGGAATTTATGGGATTTGAAATCGAACAGAAATATTCCGACCTTAAATTCGTCACCTTCACGAAATACAGTGACAATGTCGTGGCGGATGTCGTCTTTGAAAAGGAGGACATCATCAATACGATAGGGGAAGTCGTCTCCAAGGCAGGCAAGAAGCAGCTGCGTATTGCCGAGACGGAAAAATACCCGCATGTGACCTATTTCATGAGCGGGGGACGGCACAATGAATTCGACGGTGAGCGCCGTGCGCTGATCGATTCTCCGAAAGTGCCAACTTATGACATGAAGCCCGAAATGAGTGCCTACGAAGTGAGGGACCGCTGCATGGAGGAACTTGCCAAGGAAGACCTCGACCTCGTCATCCTGAATTTTGCAAATCCTGATATGGTGGGCCACAGCGGCAAGCTGGAGCCGACCGTCAAGGCGATTGAAGCAGTGGATGAGTGTCTCGGCCCGATCGTCGATGAGATACTCGCCCAGGGCGGTACAGCAATTATCACCGCAGATCACGGCAACTCCGACGAAGTCACGACCATCGAAGGGGATCCGATGACTGCGCATACTACAAACCCTGTGCCGGTCATCGTCACGAAAGAGGGCGTGGAAGTGGGAAGCGGCCGTCTGGCCGACCTTGCTCCAACCCTCCTCGACCTGATGGGCATCGATAAGCCGGAAGAAATGACAGGTGAAAGTCTAATCAGATAG
- the gap gene encoding type I glyceraldehyde-3-phosphate dehydrogenase, translated as MMVRVAINGFGRIGRLAAREILNYDDMEVVAVNDLTDDDFLAHLFKYDSTQGRFEGEVEQIDGGFKINGKEIKSFNRKDPAELPWGDLDIDIVLECTGFFTNEEDARKHLDAGAKKVLISAPGKGDMKTVVYGVNEDVLDGSEEVVSAASCTTNCLAPVVKVLNDKYGIQRGLMTTIHAYTGDQNTLDAPHAKGDYRRARAAAENIVPNSTGAAKAIGLVLPELDGKLDGGAQRVPVKSGSLTEVTAVLNETVTAEDVNEAMKAAKNPSFGYTEDQIVSTDVIGIKEGSLFDATQTRVIDVDGKQLVRAVAWYDNEMSYTAQLVRTLNHMVTNNK; from the coding sequence ATTATGGTTAGAGTAGCAATTAATGGATTCGGACGCATCGGAAGATTGGCAGCAAGGGAAATTCTGAACTATGACGATATGGAAGTGGTGGCAGTAAACGACCTTACAGATGACGATTTTCTCGCGCACCTCTTCAAATATGATTCCACTCAAGGACGCTTCGAAGGTGAAGTTGAGCAGATTGACGGTGGATTCAAAATCAATGGCAAGGAAATCAAATCCTTCAATAGAAAAGATCCTGCAGAACTTCCTTGGGGAGATCTCGATATCGATATCGTCCTGGAATGTACTGGTTTCTTCACCAATGAAGAAGATGCAAGAAAACACCTTGATGCAGGCGCCAAGAAAGTACTCATCTCCGCTCCCGGCAAAGGCGATATGAAGACGGTCGTATACGGTGTGAACGAAGATGTACTCGATGGTTCTGAAGAGGTAGTTTCAGCTGCATCCTGTACAACAAACTGTCTCGCTCCGGTCGTTAAGGTGCTCAATGACAAATACGGCATCCAACGCGGCCTGATGACGACGATCCACGCCTATACAGGTGACCAGAACACACTGGATGCGCCACACGCGAAAGGCGACTACCGTCGTGCCCGTGCAGCAGCAGAGAACATCGTGCCAAACTCCACAGGTGCTGCAAAGGCGATCGGCCTCGTGCTTCCTGAACTCGATGGCAAGCTCGATGGCGGTGCGCAGCGTGTACCGGTAAAATCAGGTTCGCTCACTGAAGTGACGGCAGTACTCAATGAGACGGTCACTGCAGAAGACGTCAACGAAGCGATGAAGGCAGCCAAGAACCCTTCATTCGGCTATACTGAAGATCAGATTGTATCTACTGATGTCATCGGAATCAAAGAAGGTTCCCTGTTCGATGCGACACAGACACGTGTCATCGATGTCGACGGAAAACAGCTTGTACGTGCAGTAGCATGGTACGACAATGAAATGTCCTACACTGCCCAGCTTGTAAGAACACTGAACCACATGGTGACGAACAATAAGTAA
- the pgk gene encoding phosphoglycerate kinase, whose protein sequence is MKKTVEDVELKGRKVLLRADLNVPMSDGEITNDNRIVQALPTIKYVLEQGGRVILFSHLGKVKSEEDKKDKTLQPVAERLAELLDKDVPFVPHTRGDALEQAIDKLEDGELLMFENTRFEDIDGKKESGNDAELGKYWASLGDIFVNDAFGTAHRSHASNVGIGSNIETVSGYLMKKEIDFIGGAIDSPERPFVAILGGAKVSDKIGVIKNVLDKADKVIIGGGMAYTFLKAQGKEIGNSLLEADKVDLAKSLLDEAGDKIVLPSDVVVAEEFDADAKHKTVSVDEIPSDMEGLDIGEDTVTNFKKVLQGARTVVWNGPMGVFEMENFAKGTIGVCRAIAELTDAKTIIGGGDSAAAAMDLGYADDFSHISTGGGASLEYLEGKELPGLSVIDDK, encoded by the coding sequence ATGAAGAAGACTGTAGAAGATGTAGAACTGAAAGGCAGGAAGGTGCTGCTCCGCGCTGATTTGAACGTTCCGATGTCAGACGGGGAGATCACGAACGACAACCGTATCGTACAGGCACTTCCGACGATCAAGTATGTACTTGAGCAGGGCGGAAGGGTCATCCTCTTCTCCCACCTCGGGAAAGTGAAGAGCGAGGAGGACAAGAAGGATAAGACGCTTCAGCCTGTAGCCGAAAGACTGGCTGAACTGCTCGACAAGGATGTACCGTTCGTTCCCCATACACGTGGAGACGCCCTTGAACAGGCGATCGACAAGCTTGAGGACGGGGAACTTCTGATGTTTGAAAATACCCGCTTTGAAGATATCGACGGTAAGAAGGAAAGCGGCAACGATGCAGAGCTCGGCAAATACTGGGCTTCCCTTGGAGATATCTTCGTCAACGATGCATTCGGTACAGCCCATAGGAGCCATGCTTCCAATGTCGGCATCGGCTCAAACATCGAAACGGTATCCGGCTACCTCATGAAGAAGGAAATCGACTTCATCGGTGGGGCGATCGATTCGCCAGAGCGGCCATTCGTCGCCATTCTCGGTGGTGCCAAAGTCTCCGACAAGATCGGGGTCATCAAGAACGTGCTCGACAAGGCGGACAAGGTGATCATCGGCGGGGGCATGGCCTACACATTCCTGAAAGCACAGGGCAAGGAAATCGGCAATTCCCTGCTTGAAGCGGACAAGGTTGATCTTGCCAAATCCCTTCTTGATGAAGCAGGCGACAAGATTGTACTTCCAAGTGATGTTGTGGTGGCAGAGGAGTTCGATGCGGATGCCAAGCACAAGACCGTCTCTGTAGATGAAATCCCTTCAGATATGGAAGGGCTCGATATAGGAGAGGACACGGTGACCAATTTCAAGAAAGTGCTTCAAGGTGCAAGGACGGTCGTCTGGAATGGTCCGATGGGCGTGTTCGAAATGGAGAACTTCGCCAAAGGGACGATTGGTGTATGCAGAGCGATAGCCGAACTTACGGACGCCAAGACGATCATCGGCGGCGGCGATTCCGCAGCAGCGGCCATGGATCTGGGATATGCGGATGACTTTTCCCACATTTCCACAGGTGGGGGCGCTTCACTCGAATATCTCGAAGGCAAGGAGCTTCCGGGACTTTCGGTAATAGATGATAAATAG
- a CDS encoding TIGR01777 family oxidoreductase has protein sequence MNILITGGSGFVGSRLTDILRQEQDHVYILSRSDRNSDHPFVHYIKYDPDRPEDDSWMENMPLKVDAIYNLAGASLQEKWSDEHKEEIFDSRVTVTRMLRRWVEQADITPKVLVNASAIGYYPVSKSVRYTEADQFAPHDFLSRVIVAWEGEAEKFEDLGVRVVCARFGLILDAEEGALPKMSIPYRLGAGGPLGSGEQWYSWIHIDDLLNALLYVAVHSEISGPVNLTAPMPLRQKQFSKYLSSALGRPDFVKTPAFVIEKLLGEQSLLILKGQYVLPEVLMENDFKFLFPTLEIALEDIFDLEDKKKTVG, from the coding sequence ATGAATATATTGATAACAGGCGGTTCAGGTTTTGTCGGTTCCAGGCTGACGGATATATTGAGGCAGGAGCAGGACCACGTCTATATACTCAGCCGCAGTGACCGCAATTCGGACCACCCTTTCGTCCATTATATAAAGTATGACCCGGATCGGCCTGAAGATGATTCATGGATGGAGAATATGCCGCTCAAGGTGGATGCCATCTACAATCTGGCCGGCGCTTCGCTTCAGGAGAAATGGAGCGATGAGCACAAGGAGGAGATATTCGATTCCAGAGTGACCGTCACCCGCATGCTCAGGCGCTGGGTGGAACAGGCGGACATCACCCCGAAAGTACTCGTCAATGCCAGTGCCATCGGCTATTATCCTGTAAGCAAAAGTGTCCGTTATACTGAAGCGGATCAGTTTGCGCCCCATGATTTCCTCTCCAGGGTGATCGTCGCCTGGGAAGGCGAAGCGGAGAAGTTCGAAGACTTGGGCGTCCGTGTCGTATGTGCACGTTTCGGCCTTATTCTGGACGCCGAGGAAGGGGCATTGCCGAAGATGAGCATCCCCTACAGGCTGGGGGCCGGCGGGCCTCTGGGAAGTGGTGAGCAGTGGTACAGCTGGATCCATATCGATGATCTCCTGAACGCCCTCCTCTATGTGGCGGTACACTCGGAGATTTCAGGACCGGTCAACCTCACCGCGCCAATGCCGCTCAGACAGAAGCAGTTCTCAAAATACTTGAGTTCCGCACTCGGCCGCCCGGATTTCGTCAAAACACCGGCATTCGTGATAGAGAAACTGCTCGGGGAACAGTCACTCCTCATCTTGAAGGGACAGTATGTACTCCCTGAGGTGCTGATGGAAAACGACTTCAAATTCCTTTTCCCGACCCTTGAAATTGCGCTCGAGGATATATTCGACCTTGAGGACAAGAAGAAGACCGTCGGCTGA
- the clpP gene encoding ATP-dependent Clp endopeptidase proteolytic subunit ClpP → MNLIPTVIEQTNRGERAYDIYSRLLKDRIIMIGTGIDDNVANSVVSQLLFLQAQDPEKDIFLYINSPGGSVTAGMAIYDTIQHIKPDVQTICLGMAASMGSFLLAAGTKGKRFALPNAEVMIHQPLGGAQGQATEIEIAAKHILRTREKLNKILAERTDQPLDKIERDTDRDFFMTAEEAKEYGLVDEVMEPEKLKG, encoded by the coding sequence ATGAACTTAATACCTACAGTAATTGAACAGACCAACCGCGGAGAACGTGCCTATGATATCTATTCAAGACTGCTGAAGGACAGGATCATCATGATCGGTACAGGCATCGACGATAACGTAGCGAACTCCGTCGTCAGCCAGCTGCTCTTCCTGCAGGCACAGGATCCGGAAAAGGATATATTCCTCTACATCAATTCCCCGGGCGGCAGTGTGACTGCCGGCATGGCGATCTATGACACGATCCAGCACATCAAACCGGATGTACAGACGATCTGCCTCGGCATGGCGGCATCCATGGGCTCATTCCTACTCGCTGCAGGCACGAAAGGCAAAAGGTTCGCACTGCCTAATGCTGAAGTCATGATCCACCAGCCACTCGGCGGGGCACAGGGTCAGGCGACAGAAATAGAAATCGCAGCCAAGCATATACTGAGGACACGCGAGAAACTCAACAAAATCCTTGCCGAGCGCACCGACCAGCCTCTGGACAAGATTGAAAGGGACACGGACCGCGACTTCTTCATGACAGCGGAAGAAGCTAAGGAATACGGCCTCGTGGACGAAGTGATGGAGCCTGAAAAGCTTAAAGGCTGA
- the tpiA gene encoding triose-phosphate isomerase, whose protein sequence is MRTPFIAGNWKMNKTISEGEAFIDALGGLPKKDEVESAVCAPFIHLPSLVEKTKGMELGIGAENSHFEDSGAYTGEVSPAMLADLGVDYVIIGHSERREHFNETDADINKKAHALHSKDLVPIICCGESDEERESGKAADKVKDQVTQALEGLDAGQVKKSVIAYEPIWAIGTGKSATSDDANEMCGVIRETVGSLYDQETADAIRIQYGGSVKPENIKEYMAQEHIDGALVGGASLEPESFVQLLEGAK, encoded by the coding sequence ATGAGAACCCCATTTATAGCAGGCAACTGGAAGATGAACAAGACGATTTCTGAAGGCGAGGCGTTCATCGATGCACTCGGCGGCCTCCCGAAGAAGGATGAGGTCGAAAGTGCGGTATGTGCACCATTCATCCACCTCCCTTCCCTCGTCGAAAAGACGAAAGGGATGGAACTTGGCATAGGCGCAGAGAACAGCCATTTTGAAGACAGCGGCGCTTATACGGGTGAAGTATCCCCAGCCATGCTTGCGGACCTCGGTGTGGATTATGTCATCATCGGCCACTCCGAGCGCAGGGAGCATTTCAATGAAACGGATGCGGACATCAACAAGAAGGCGCATGCGCTGCATTCCAAAGATCTCGTGCCGATCATCTGCTGCGGCGAATCAGATGAGGAACGCGAATCTGGCAAGGCTGCAGATAAGGTCAAGGACCAGGTGACGCAGGCACTTGAAGGGCTCGATGCCGGCCAGGTCAAAAAATCTGTCATCGCCTATGAGCCGATCTGGGCAATCGGTACAGGCAAGTCCGCAACAAGCGATGATGCCAACGAAATGTGCGGTGTCATCCGTGAAACGGTCGGTTCACTATATGACCAGGAGACTGCAGATGCAATCCGCATCCAATACGGTGGTTCCGTAAAGCCTGAGAACATCAAGGAGTATATGGCACAGGAGCATATCGACGGTGCGCTGGTCGGCGGTGCCTCATTGGAACCCGAGTCCTTCGTCCAACTGTTGGAAGGTGCTAAATGA